The sequence below is a genomic window from Deinococcus sp. Marseille-Q6407.
CGCTGTGGGCAGGGTGGCAAAGGTCAGGTTCAGCTGCGACAGGTACGGCAACAGACCGGTCAGCCGGTCGGGGTTCAGGTCGGTCTCGATGTTCTTGCCGAACCCGGCAATCAGGGTGGGAATCAGCCGCAGTCCCTGCGGTGAGCGCAGCTTATTGATCAGCTGGGTGAGTGCTTGCTTCTGGTGGTCAATGCGGCCCCAGTCGTCTCCCACGCCCTTGCGGACCCGCAGGTACAGCGCGGCGGTGCGGCCGTCCAAATGCTGCTCGCCGGGCGGCAGGTCCAGGTGAATGCCGGCGGCCTTGTCTTCCCACTGAATCCCGCCGGGCGGCACCGTTACGTCCAGGCCGCCCAGCGCCCCAATCAGCTCGGCCACGTAATCCTCGTTCACGATCACATAAGCGTCCACCGGGCTGCCGGTGATTCGCTCTACCCCGCGGGTCAGGGCGTACGGGCCGCCGGCCCAGTACTGGTGGTTGATTTTCTGGTCGGTGGCGGAGCGGTCAGGGTCATAGTCGCCCACGTTGGTGTCGCGGGGGATGTTCAGCACTTCCACCCGGGGACCCGAGACCTTGATCAACATGATGGTGTCGGTGTTGATCTCCTGAAACAGGTTCTCGCGCTGGGTCTGGTCCTCGCAGCGCTGATAGTAGCCGCAGTAGGCCACGTCGCGTCCGGCCAGCAGAAAAGTAAATTCGGGGCGCTTGGCGGTTTCATAGCTGACCGCGCTGCTACTGCCAAAAGTCAGCCAGGCCGCCCCGCCCCACGACAGCGCGCCCAGCACCAGCCCACCGATTTGCAGGCCACGTAGCCATGACCGGCGCCGCTCAGCGGGAGTACGGCCGCTGCCCGGCGGGACAGGGGGGCGGCGCTGCGGCCGCTTCACGGAGCGGTTGTCCTGGCCCAGGCGGCGCTGCCCTCGTGTTCCAGCCAGTCGTACAGCTTCAGGGTGCGGGGGTGAACCTCGGTGCCCTTGCCCTGTAGGTAGTGCACCTTGGAACTGATGGCCAGCGCCAGGGCTGCCGGCAGGTCCCGGAAAGCCAGCTCGCGGATATCGCCGTTGACGCCCCGGCCGGGCTCAGAGACATCGGCTATATAAACGCAGGCGGCGATGGCATGGCCCGGGCGGGGGCCGGTCACGTGGTCTTCCACAGCTTCCAGCACTGTCTGGTCGGGGAAATTCAGCGCTTCGAGGACGTTGCGGGCGGCGCGGCCGTGCAGGGCCAGCGGCCAGCGGCGGTCCAGGTCGCACTCAGGCGGGGCCAGCCGCAGCAAGTCGTCGTTGCTGAGGTCACGGGCCAGGTCGTGCAGGATGCCGGCGGCGTAGGCCCGGCGGGTGTCCAGCCCCGCCGCGTAAGCGATCTGCGCCGAAAGCAGCGCCACCCGCTTGACGTGCGCCCAGCGGGCCGGGGTAACGCGCGACTGCACTTCCTGGGCCCAGCGGGGCCAGTCGGCCCTCATCCAGTCGGGAAGAGCTTCGCCCTGAGTGGTGACCTGCCCGGCGAGGTTATCCGGTAGAGGCAGTTCGCCCAGGTCGCTGCACAGCGGGAGTTCTCCGCTCTGACTTGCTTCAGGTGCCTGAGGCTGCGTGATCAGCAGGGAAAAAGGCATCATCCGGCGTGGGGGGCGGAGCCATCAGGGCGCGGGGCAGAGGTCGGCACGGTGGAGCAGGGGCGGGGGGGAGGCGCTAACCGCAACATGGCAGCCACTATAACGCCGCCGCCTGCTCCGAAGATTTCTGCACCCCACAAAGGCGGGCAGCAGGATTGCCACTCGGCGACTCAGGGCCCACTGGTGGCTGTGCCTCCCGGTGCCGTGCTGGTCCCGGAGGTGGCCGTCTGTGAAGCTGCTTCAGCTGCTTCAGCGGCACGCACCTGCAGCTTGACCGTCACCCGGTCCAGCACCTGGACGCCTTCGGGTGGCAGCAGCCGCACCTCGGTCTGGTAGGTGCCGGCGTGATAGTCAGGGGTGCCGGAGATTTCGGTCAGGGTGTCCAGCGTCTTGCCCGGCCCGATCACCCGCACCTGCGCAGGGCTGAGGGCAGACGATACCAGCTGCAGCCCGGCGGGCGGCGCAGTCAGCCGCACCGGCAGGGTGCGGGCCGGTGGCTGCCCGGCGTCCAGGCGGGTCAGCTCGGCAGTGGCCGGGGAGAGGGTCACGTCCTGCACCGGTTGGCCAGCGCTGTTGAGGGCCAGCAGATTGACCGTACGGCTCTGGCCCGGTTCCAGGTTCACCGGCGCGTAACTCAGCTGTTCGATCTCGTTTACGGTGCGGCTGGGGCCACTGACCGTGACCTCGGCCGGCTGCACCTGATAGCTGGGCATCAGGGTGCTGCCCGGCGCATATACCGTCACCGTGACCGGCAGAGTGCGGGTCTGCACGGTGTCCACCAGGCCCTGTACCCGGTCGGGCGTGGTGCGCACCACCGTGGTGTTGTCGGGTGCGGCCACCGTCACGGCGGTGTTGAAGGTGCCTTCGGGCAGGCCGGTCACATCGGTCACCGCCTCGATCCGGTCGCCGCGCAGTTCCCGCAACCGTTCGGGGCGGCCGCTCAGGGTCACCTTGATGGTGCTCGGCGACAGGCCACTGACTGCCCGCTTCTCGCCGGCGCCCTCACCCGTATTGTCGCGCACGTTGACCGGCACGTCGTAGGTCTGCTCAATGATGGCGCGGCGGTCCTCCGAAGCGGCGTACCACAGCACACAGGCGGCCACGAAGGCCAACAGCTTGGCGCCCCAGTCACGGGTCAGGCTGCGGCGCAGCGACTCGCGGGCCTGCTGCCGGTTTGGTGGGCTGCCGGGCGCAGGCGGCGGCACGGATCCGGGCGCGGTCATGGCTGCTCCTTGGCGGGTGTGGAGGTGGGCGCGGGGTCAGCAGCCTGCGGCGTTGTACCTGAGCCAGAGGCCGCTGGGGTCGGGGGGCGGTTGATAGGGGGGGCCGGCTGCACTGCCGGCACGGCACTTTCCGGCGCGGCTGAAACCGGCGCCACTTCTGACTCGGTGCTGGGCATGGTGGCTGTGTTGCCGTCTGCAGGCTCGCTGCCGGCCGCCTCGGTGCTCGCCTCAGGCGGGGTGCCAAAGTGGCTCAGCGACTGCACTTCGCGGTCATAGACCAGCACCCGTAGTTGCTCGCGCAGTTCGGTGGTGTTCAGGTCGGGGCCCAGCCGGCCCGACAGCGCGATACGCATAGAGCCGCGTTCCTCACTGACCACCAGCACCACGGCATCGGAGACTTCCGAGAGGCCGATGGCGGCGCGGTGCCGGGTGCCGTAGCGGCGGTAGGTGCCGTCGCTGGCCTGCAGCGGAAAGAGGCAGCCGGCGGCCACCACCCGGCTGCCGCGAATAATCACGCCGCCGTCGTGCAGCGGGGCGTTGCGGGCAAAAAGGGCTTCCAGAAACGGCACGCTGACCCGGGCGTCCAGCTCCACGCCGCTGGCGGCCGTCTCGCCCAGCGGCGTGCTGCGCTCAATGGCGATCAGGGCGCCGATTTTGCGCTCGGCCAGGCGTTCCATGGCCCGCGAAATGTCCTGCAGCACTGCGCCGCTGCCGTCGTCCTCGCGCACCCGTGGGCGGCCGATGCGCTCCAGCGCGGCCCGCAGCTCCGGCTGAAACAGCACCACCAGCGCGAAAATCCCGATGGTCCCCACTTGCCCCAGCAGGCTGCTGAGCGCCACCAGCCCCAGCAGCTGCGCCACGAACCACACCACCAGGAACACAGCAATGCCCCGCACCAGGTTCACCGCGCGGGTGCCGGCCACCAGCCGGTACCCCTGATACAGCACGAAAGTGACCAGAGCGATGTCGACCAGATCCAGCAGGCCGACCGAGGGCAGAAATTCTTGCAGGAAGTTCAAGGGAGTGGCGCGGGGTCCTTTCTGGGCGGTCTGAGGGCCGGCTGCGGGCGGCGTTTGGGTAAAAGCAGGTCTGAGCAGCGGGCCAGGGACGAGCGGGAAGTTCTGCTGCCCACTATACAGAGGCCGCATGAGCAGAATTCTTGCAGGAGGGCACCGCCGCTGCTGGCTGGCGGCCCGCCACACCGCTGGCGTCCGGCGCTACAGTGAGCGCATGACAGACCTGATTCCAGTCATCAGTGACCTCTCGAAAAAGACCGATACCAAGATCGTGCTGGTCGTGCTGGACGGCGTGGGCGGCCTGCCCATGACGCCCGGTGGCCCCACCGAACTGGAAGCGGCCAAGACCCCTTTCCTGGACGCGCTGGCGGCGCAGAGCCAGCTGGGTCAGCTGGAGCTGGTGGGCCCCGGGATCACCCCCGGCAGCGGCCCCGGGCACCTCAGCCTGTTCGGGTATGAACCGCTGCAGTACACTGTGGGGCGCGGCGCCCTGAGCGCGGTGGGCATCGGCGTGAAGCTGAATGCCGGCGACGTGGCCGTGCGCGGCAACTTCGCCACCCTGGCCCCGGACCGCATCATTCTGGACCGCCGCGCCGGGCGGCCTTCGACCGAGAAGAACGAGGAAATCGTGGCGAAGCTGCGGGCGGCCATCACCGAGATCGACGCCACCCCGGTGGAGATCTACACCGAATCCGAGCACCGCTTCGTGGTGGTGTTCCGTGCCGGCACCGAGCCGTTGGGCGCCAATATCAGCGACGTGGACCCGCAGGTGACCGGCGTGGCTCCCCGCATCGCCCAGGCCGACGATGAAGCCAGCCAGAAGACCGCTAACCTGGTCAACCAGTTTGTGGAGCGTGCCGAGGCTGCGCTGCAGGGCGAACCACAGGTGAACGGTGTGCTGTTCCGCGGCTACAGCGACGTGCCCCACTTCCCGCAGTTCAATGACGTCTACAAGCTGACTGCCGCCTGCATCGCCGCCTACCCGATGTACAAGGGCCTGGCCAGCCTGGTGGGCATGAACGTGCTGGACGTGGAAAGCGTGGAAGACGCCCCCGAAGGCAAGCTGGAAGCCCTCAAGCGCGAGTGGGACAACTACGACTTTTTCTTCTTCCACGTCAAGAAGACCGACTCGACCGGCGAGGACGGCAACTTTGACGCTAAGGTGAAGAAGATCGAGCTGTTTGATTCCATCCTGCCTGAAATCCTGGCCCTGAATCCCGACGTGCTGGCCGTGGTGGGCGATCACTCTACCCCCAGCAAGCTCAAGAGCCACTCCTGGCACCCGGTGCCTGTGCTGATTCACGGCTCGCACGGCCGCAACGACGATGCCCTGCGCTTTACCGAAAAGGAAGCCGCCAAGGGCAGCCTGGGCCTGCGCCACGGCACCGCACTGATGCCACTCCTGATGGCCAACGCGCTGAAGCTGGAAAAATACGGCGCCTGAGCTGCGCCTGCCGGCCTGAGCACCGGCACAGCCGCAAAGGAAAAGACCACGGGTTTGCCCCGTGGTTTTTTGTGATGCCGGAGCAGAGAGCGGCGGCGGTTAGCTCGCCCCCAGCATCTGCCCCTGGTCGTCCAGTTCGGGGTAGGCGCGGCCCTGTTCGTCGTAGGTTTCGGCCAGGTCCGGGTAAGCCCACTGAAAGGCGGTCCGGCGTAAGTCCTCTTCGCTCAGCTGTGGCTGGGCATACATGCCGGCTTCCAGCCGCTGCCGCTGCGCCTCAAATAGGATGGTGGCGGCGGCCACCGAGACGTTGAGGCTCTGCACCATTCCCATCATCGGAATCACGATGTTGGCGTCGGCGGCCTCGGCAGCGGCGTCGCTCACGCCAAATTTCTCGGCCCCCAGCAGCACGCAGGTGGGGCGGGTGTAGTCGGGCTCGCGGTAGTCCACCGAGCGCTGCGAGAGGTGGGTGGCCAGCACCTGCACCCCCTGGCCCTGCAGCTCGCGGATGGCGTCCAGCGCCGAGGCGTGCTGCTGCACAGTCACCCACTTGTGGGCGCTGCCGGAACTGGCTTCAAACATCCGCGAGCGAAAGGACCCCAGGCTCAGGCTCTTGGGCGGCACGGCGTGGGCGGTCATGGCCCCCACCGCGTCACAGGTGCGCAGGATGGCGCTGAGGTTATGAGGCTTGTTGACCTCGTCCATCAGCACGCTGAGGGTGGGCTGGCGCAGGCGCAGGACACGCAGGATCTTGGCGTAACGTTCGGGCGTCATCACCTTCCAGCATACGGGGTGCCGCCCTTCCCCCCGGCTTACTCGCCCGGCAGGCGGCGCACCGGCAGCTGCACCCAGCCCCGGCGCGACACGATTCGCAGCAGCAGCACGGTGGCGATGCCGGCCAGCTGTGCACCCACCATACCCAGCAGCGGCACGGTCAGGTACACGGCCGCCGCGCCCAGCGCCGCCGCCGTGGCATACAGCTGGTCACGGCGGTACATCACTTCCGGCACCTCGTTGGCGATCAGGTCGCGGATGATGCCGCCGCCCACCCCGCTCAGCATGCCCGCAAAGGTCACGCCCAGCGGCCCCAGGCCCAGCGCCAGTGCACCCAGCGCCCCGGACGAGGCGAACACCGCCAGCCCGATCGAGTCGAAAATCTGAATGGTGCGCTCGAAGCGGGCCAGCCGCTCCCCGAAGGCGAAGGCCAGCAGGCCGCCGCCCAGCGAGAGCCAGGCATACAGCTCATCGCGTAGGAAAAGCGGCGGAGTCTGTCCGGTCAGGGTGTCGCGCACCGCGCCCCCGCCCACCGCCGTCACCGCGCCCAGCACCAGCACCCCAAAAATATCGAAACGCTTGCGCACGGCCAGCAGCGCCCCCGACATCGCAAAAGCCAGGGTGCCCAGCAGGTCGAAGATACGTAGCCCCGACTGCAACTGGGTCAGTGGGACGCCGGGCAGCAGCGAGAGGTCAGGCATGGGTGCCCAGCTTCCGTAGCCGCCGGCCTCTGCCTGAGCCCCACATGCCAGCCATCACTCCAGGTCGAAGTCGTCGGGCCACTCGGCGTTGGTAAAGACGTTCTGTACGTCGTCCAGCTCTTCCAGGGCGTCCACGATCCGCAGCAGCTTGGCGGCGTCTTCGCTGCTGACCGCCACCGTGTTGCTGGGAATGCGGCTCAGCGAGGCGTTCTCGGTGCTGAAGCCCGCCGAGGCCAGGCCGTCTTGCACCGCATACAGCTCGGTGGGGTCGGTGGTGATTTCCAGGCCGTCGTCAGAGACCTGCAGGTCCTCAGCGCCGTGTTCAATGGCGGCTTCCTGCGCGGCTTCCGAGGCGTCAGGCAGCACGATCACACCTTTTTTCTCGAACTGCCAGGCCACGCTGCCGGAGTTGCCCAGCGACCCGCCGCGCTTGTTGAACACGGCGCGCACGTCGGCCACCGTGCGGTTCACGTTGTCGGTCAGGGCTTCGATATAGATGGCGGTGCCGCCGGGGCCGTAGCCCTCGTAGGTCACTTCCTTGAAGTCCTGCGCCGAGTCGGCGCTGCCGGCCGCGCGCTTGATGGCGCCGTTGATGTTGTCCACCGGCACGGTGTCGGCCTTGGCCGCCGCAATAGCGTTTTTCAGGGCCAGGTTGCCGCTGGGATCTTCACTGCCGCCCGAGCGCACCGCCGCCGTAATGGCACGCAGGTGCTTGGAGATGATGGCGCTGCGCTTCTTGTCGTTGGCGCCTTTTTTCCGCTTGATCTGAGACCATTTGTTGTGACCAGCCATTGTTCAGTTTGCTCCTTGAGGTGAAGGCGGCCGCGCGCGTGGCCCCGTGTGCTTTTTGCCCAGCCTGGCCTGGGGCCTGATACAGCTGCGCTGCATAACCCGGCACAGCTGCGCGCGGCCGTGGGACGCGGGGCCCATTGTAACGCGGCGGGCGGGCGGGTCGCAGGTTGCTGTTACCGGCGGCCCCGGGGTGCAGAATGTCCGCATGACCAGCCAAACCCCGCCCTGGACTGAACGCCTGCGGACCGCCAACGGAGTCCGGCTGCACTGCCTGGAAGCCGGTCCCGAAGATGGCCCGCTGACGGTACTGCTGCACGGTTTTCCCGAGGACAGCCGCGCCTGGAAACATCAGATTGGCCCGCTGGCCCGCGCCGGCTTCCGGGTGGTGGCCCCCGACATGCGTGGCTATCAGCTTAGCGACAAGCCGGCCGGGGTGGAAGCCTACCAGATCGATCACCTGATTGATGATGTGGTGGCGCTGATTCACTCGCTGGGCCATGACCGCGCCCATGTGGTGGGGCACGACTGGGGCGGCATCGTCGCCTGGGCCGTGGCGATCCGCAACCCCGAGGTGGTGGACCGCCTGGTGATTCTCAACTCGCCGCACCCGGCCGCCGCCCGCCGCGAGCTGCATGGCCTCAAGCAGAAGAAGCGCTCTTGGTACGTGGGCTTTTTCCAGCTGCCCTGGCTGCCGGAAAAAGTGCTGCCTTCGCTGGGCCGTAAGGCTCTGGAAGGTGCGCGGCCCGGCAGCTTCAGCCCGGCGGACCTGGCCGGTTATCAGGCGGCCTGGGCGCTGCCCGGCGCCGCCACATCCATGATCAACTACTACCGCGCGCTGATCCGCTTTGGCAATGTCAGGGGCACCCAGGTGCAGGCGCCCACGCTGCTGATGTGGGGTATGCAGGACACCGCTCTGGTCCCCGAGCTGACCGAGGGTCTGGAACCCTGGGTGCCGGACCTGCGGGTGGTGCGTTTCCCGCAGGCCACCCACTGGGTGCTGCGCGATGAAGCGGTGCGTGTCAGCAACCTGCTGACCGAGTTCCTGAGCTGAGGCCTGGAGTCAGCTCAACAGAGATCAACAAACCAGAGAACAGCAAAAAGCAGACCGGCGCGGCTTTCAGAGAGCCGTCGCCGGTCTGTGTTCTGGCGGGTCTGGGTCTAGGTTCAGTCGCCGCGGTCAATCAGCGCTGCAGGGTCGGCTTCGGTACTCAGCTCCGGCTCGTGCTCTTCGGTGCGGATGCTCAGGTATGCGCGCTCCTCGGTAGGAGAGCGGCTGTCGCGTTCCTCGCGGCGCGGGCCGGTGTTCACGCCGCTGATCAGCAGGCTGCCGTTGTCCAGGCCTTCTTCGGGCCGGCCCTGCTCCACCGGCGTGCCGGTCCGGGGAGCGTACTCGTTGGGCAGGCCGCCCTGTTCGGTCGGGGGCTGGGCCGGGTCGCGCTTGTCGCTCATGTCTGGCAGCATAGCTCAGGGTCTCAGCGGGTCAGCGCTTCCTGCAACGCTTCAGCAAAAGCGTCCTCATCATCCAGCCAGGGGTAGTGGCCGCTGTCCAGCACCGTCAGGTCGGCGTCCCCGAGGTCCTGCAGCCAGTCGGTCTGCTCAGGGTATGAGCTGCGGTCATGTACCCCGGCAATCACAAAGATGGGCCGGGTGATGTCCTGCAAGAAGGGCGGGTACTCGAATTCCCACAGGCCCTGATACACCAGTGCCTCGCCCACTTCGGCGCGGCCGGTCAGCTGGCCCTCGGCGTCCACGAACTCCAGCCGCATCCGGGCCTGTGGGTCGGGGAACTGCAGGGCGTTCAGCAGGTCGCGGGCGTTCAGCAGGTCAAAAGCCGCCTGTACCCGCGCCCCGCCTACCGCCGGGTATTCGTCCTCCGGAGTCTGGGCGCGGATTTCTTCGGCCGGGTCGTTCAGCGGCTGATCTTTCAGGGCGCTGGCTTCGGCCAGCAGGGTCAGGGCCAGCTGCGGAAAGTGTACCCAGGGATTGACCGTCACCACCCGCGCCGTGTGCTGCGGGTAGCGCCGGGCGTATTCCAGGGCAATCAGGGCGCCAAAGCCGTGGCCCAGCGGAATGATCTGCTCCAGTTCCAGATGCTGGCGCAGGGCTTCAAGGTCCTCGACCAGGGTATCGAGGTCCAGCTGGTCACCCTGTTCGGTGTCTTCCAGCGGGGCGCTGCGGCCACAGCCGCGCTGGTCCAGGTAAATGGCCGGCCAGTCCAGCTGCTCAAGCCGCTCACCGAAAATCTCCTGAAAGGAAAAGCTGTTGTAGCCGGGTCCGCCGTGCAGGAACACCACCGGGGGCCGCTCAGGGTTGCCCGGCTGCTGGGCAAAATAGAGCTCGGCGCCGTTGAGCACTGCGGTGCTGCCGTCTGCCGCGGAATCTGCGAAGAAATCGGTCATGCGGGCAGTCTAGAGTGCGGCGCTTCCGGGAGAGCTCACGCAGCCGGCGGCCACTGGCGCCGGGCACCGTGCAGCAGCATAAAGAGACTTTAAAACTGAGCGTGGTTACTCTTGTTCCGACCTCGTTAGACTTATTTCACATTTTCATGAGTGACGCCGGTCCCCGGGCTGTCCGGACGCTGGCCGGCAGCCGGCAGGGCCGTAGGAGCGCGGAGGGAGAGTAGGCATGGAGCAGTGCATTTTGGTGATTGAGGACAATCCCGACATCAGCCGGGTGGTGCAGTATGAACTGGAGCAGGCCGGTTTCGAGGCCCTGACGGCGGCCGATGGCATCAGTGGGCTGACGCTGGCCCGCGAGGAGCACCCCGATCTGGTGATTCTGGACCTGGGTCTGCCCGATCTGGACGGTGCCGAGGTGACCCGCCGCCTGCGCAAGAACAGCTCAATGCCCATCATTATCCTGACCGCCATGGACGCGCTGGACCGCAAGGTGGCCTTGCTGGAAGCCGGTGCCGACGACTACCTGACCAAGCCCTTTTACCCTGAGGAACTGGTGGCGCGGGTCAAGGTGCAGCTGCGCCATCAGCAACACGGTGACGTGATCCGAGTGGGCGATATGGAAATCCATCCCCAGAAGCGGCTGTGTTATTTCAAGGGCCACGAGGTGCGGCTCTCGCCCCGCGAGTTCGACCTGCTCACTTTCCTGGCGCGTCAGCCGGGCCGAGTTTATTCCCGCGCCGAGATTGAGCGCGAGGTCTGGAGCGGCGACCTGCCCAGCAATTCCAACGTGGTAGACGTTCACATGGCCAACATGCGTTCCAAACTGCGCGACCTCGACGGCTACGGCCTGATTCGCACGGTGCGCGGCATCGGGTACGCCCTCAAGACGCCCTAGGCGTTTTCTCTAGACTGCCGAGATGACCTCCGGGGCCAACACCACCCTGACCGCGCTGCCCAGTTTTCAGGTGGGCCACTGGACCGACCCGGTGGGCCGCACCGGCTGCACGGTGATTCTCTGCCCGCCGCAGGGCGCGGTGGCCTCTGCCAGTTTTCTGGGTCCCAGCCCCGGCACCCGTGAGGGCGTCCTGCTGGCGCCCGAAAAAGCGGTAGAGCGGGTGCACGCCGTAGTGCTGACCGGCCGGCGGCAGTGCCTTTGGGCTGGCGGCCGCCGACGGCGTGATGCGCGAGCTGGAAAGCTGGGGCCGGGGAGTGGACACAGGATTTGCGCGGGTGCCGATCGTGCCTGCGGCCGTGATTTACGACCTGGGCTGCGGCGACCCGCAGGCCCGCCCCACCGCTGAAGCGGGCCGCGCCGCGCTGCTGGCGGCCAGCGCTGACCCGGTGCCCTGCGGCCGGGTGGGAGCCGGCGCCGGCGCCACCATCGGCAAATGGCGTGGTCCGGACGGCACCCGGCCCGGCGGCCTGGGCAGTGTTTTTCTGGAAGAGGGTGGCACCGGAGTGGGCGTGCTGGCGGTGGTCAACCCGGTGGGCGATGTGCTGGACGAACAGGGGCAACCGCTGGGACAGGCCCCGGACTGGCCGGCGTTTCTGCAGGCCCCGGCCACCCCGGTGCAGAACACCACCCTGCTGGCCGTCGTCACCGAGCATGCGCTGACCAAGGCGGAATGCCGACGGCTGGCCGATACCGCCTGCGCGGCACTGGCTCGGGTCATCGCTCCCAGCCACACCGGCTGGGACGGCGATACGGCGTTTATGCTCAGCAGCGGTACCCAGCCGCCCGCTGACCCTTTGCAGCTGGCCGACCTGACCGGCCGGGCAGTGGCCGCGGCGGTCAGGTCGGCCGCGCAGCTGGGGCTGGCCGCTTCAGACTGATCTGGAACTGACTTTGTCTGAAGACTTCCTCACGCGACCGTCAGGGGAGGGACAGCCGGGGCCTTTAGGCTGGGGCTATGAAACGGACCCGTCTGACTTCACTGGCCCTGGTGCTGAGCGCCGGCCTGATGCTGGGCCTGGGCACACAGGCTGAGGCCCAGACCTTCAAACTGTCGCCTGGGCTGCAGAAAAAGCTCCAGGCTGGTGACCAGGAACCTGTCGGCGTCATCGTGCGCTTCGAGTTTGCCAACAACGAGCGTGGTCGCCAGAACCTGGGGCAG
It includes:
- a CDS encoding response regulator transcription factor, whose product is MEQCILVIEDNPDISRVVQYELEQAGFEALTAADGISGLTLAREEHPDLVILDLGLPDLDGAEVTRRLRKNSSMPIIILTAMDALDRKVALLEAGADDYLTKPFYPEELVARVKVQLRHQQHGDVIRVGDMEIHPQKRLCYFKGHEVRLSPREFDLLTFLARQPGRVYSRAEIEREVWSGDLPSNSNVVDVHMANMRSKLRDLDGYGLIRTVRGIGYALKTP